AAACCTTTCAACGAAATGCGCTCCCCTGCCCTGTTTGTGGATATTGAAGGTGAAGCGTGGAAGCGCCCCTTTATCAGTGTCTATGAAACAGCAGAAAAGGAAGAAAGCAATATACGATCAATTAAACGCCTTGTAGACGATGGACCCTTTGTTGCCGTAGAAGTCAATGATGCTTCAGGAAAATATACGGTGATGAGTTCTGACTCTCCTGAATTGCATAATAGTTGCGAAGGTTGGCATTTTCAGGGAACCTATGCTGTAATTAAGGAAGGCGAAGATTCGATGGAGGTGTACCTTGGAAAAGGAAAAAGTTTAGGAAACGATAAGCTTAAAATAACTTCGAAAAATGGAGAAGAGATTTCAGCTTCATTAAGGATTTATAAAAACAAGGTGGAGATTTACAGTACGCATAATTGTGAATTAGAACTTAATGGGAAAAAGCATAAGATAAAAGCGAAAGTAAAGTCAGCAATTTAATAAAAATAGTATAGGTCATGAGAATATTTTTTTCAACAGTAATTCTTTTTTTAGTTACCATAAATGTAGTGGCACAAGAAAGACCATTTGAAAAGTATAACAATACGTGGGCTACCTTGTGGTATCACCAAACGCCGGAATGGTTTCAAGATGCTAAGTTTGGTATTTATACCCATTGGACACCCACAACTATTGGATGTGAAAAAACAGGAGCAGGGTGGTATCCTTTTCATATGTACCAGCACGATGGAACATATGGTGGTAAGATGCAAAAGCAAAGCGATGAACCTCATAAGGCTTATACTTACCATGTAAAAACCTATGGCGACCCTAAAGACTTTGGCTGGAAAGATGTAATAAAAACATTTAAGCCAACTAAGTTTGATGCAAAGGAATGGGTTGATTTGTTTGAAAAAGCGGGGGCAAAGTTTGCCGGTCCTGTTGCCATTCATCATGGTGGATATGCAATGTGGAATAGCGAGGTAACGCGTTGGAATGCTAACGATATGGCTGGTTTTGACCCATCGGCTGAGTTAGAAAAAGAAATTCGGAAACGAGGGATGAAATACATTGCATCATTTCATCATAGTCATACCTGGCGGTATTTTATTCCTTCTTACCAATTTGATGGTTCTGACCCAAACTATGTTGATCTATATTTTGAACCACACAATTATGGCGATCCCTTATCGCCACGGTTCATAAAATGGTGGAGAGGTTTGCTTGATGAATACCTTGAAAAGTATGATCCTGACATGGTGTGGTTCGATATGGGAAGCTGCGACATTCCTACAACATCGGTTATGTATCCGTTTTTGGCTCACTATTACAACCACGCAGAAGATAACAATAAAGAAGTAGCAGTAACCTACAAAAATTATGTAGCAAAGTTACCCGGAGGAACTGTGGATTATGAAAAAGGAAGGGTGCAAACAAAACAAAAAGGGCCCTGGTTAACCGATGATTCAGTGACTCCAAGTTGGTTTTGCTCCGGTGAAGATGGAACCAAAAATGCCAATGATGTTATTGATATCTTAGTAGATATTGTAAGTAAAAATGGGTGTTTACTGTTAAATATTGGGCCTAATTCAGACGGGGAAATTTCGGAATATGATAAAAATGTTTTGCTTGAAATTGGAAAATGGTTGGATGTTAACGGAGAAGCAATCTACAACACTCGAACATGGGACATTGCAGAAGAAGGACCAACAAATTTAGGGAGTGATGGCGGAAGTTTTATAGAACATGAGATAACCTACACCAACGAAGATATTCGTTTTACGCGCAATAAGGCAAATACAATTTTATATGCTACAGCATTACAATGGGCAGGCGAAAAAATGACCATTAAAACACTTGCCAAGTCCGATTTAAGCTCCTTGAAAAAGGCGACCTTACTGGGATCGGGTAAAAAATTAAAATGGGAACAAACCGAAGAAGGGCTGGTAATAAATATGTCCCAAAAACCGGAATATGAGCATGCTTACACGATAAAACTGGAATTTAAAAACGAAATTCCTGCTGTGAAGTAAGAAAAGAAAGATTCATCTTGATAACTAACTATTTAGGCAAATGAAAACAATATTACTGGCTCTGGGGATAATCGCAACAATTGCTCTAAATGCCCAACAAACCTACACCGCTTCCTGGGAATCTCTCAAGAATTACGAAGCCCCGGAATGGTACGAAGATGCGAAACTAGGATTTTGGGTACACTGGGGAGTTTATTCTGTTCCGGCATTTAAAGGCGGACATGCTGCCGAATGGTACGGCAGATGGATGTATTGCCAGGAAGATCAAAGCAGCCGAAACAACCAGGGACTTGCCACTCATTTGCATCACAATGAGAAATACGGACCTCCTGAAAAATTTGGTTATAAAGATTTCATACCGCAATTTAGAGCAGAGAATTTCAATGCCGACGAATGGGCAGAACTTTGTGTGCGCGGTGGTGCGAAATTCTTTACCATGATGGGTGCACACCACGATGCATTTTTGCTATGGGACTCAAAACTCAGTAAATGGAATTCAGCCAACATGGGGCCCAAACGCGACCTTGTAGGTGAAATGGCAAATGCCGCAAAGAAGAAAGGGTTAAAATTTGGTGTATCGAACCATACGGCATGGAATTATTGCTTTTTCCAGTGGAATCATATCAACCGTTACGATGCCACAAATCCGGAATATCAGGATTTGTATGGAAACCCGATTATTCAGCCCAGTGCAGATACCGTTCGAATTGCAAGCGGTGAAACACGAAAAACATGGATTCCACGTTCACGGGGCTTAGCTCAGCCTTCAGAAAGGGATATGAACCGTTGGTTAGACCGCACCAAAGAATTGGCTGACTTATACAAACCCGACCTGTATTACTTCGACTGGGGTTTCAATCCTGAAATCTGGGAATCGCGTAAACAGGAGTTTGGTGCTTTCTACTATAACAATGCCATTGAGGCCGGGAAAGGTGAATATGGGAAACCTGAGGTAGTAATTAATTATAAAGGTTGGGCTACCTGGCAAAATGGAGCAGCCGTACGTGACTTTGAGCGTGGAGGGATGGACGACATAGCAGACATGGTTTGGCAAACCGACGATTGCGTTTACGACGATCACAACTGGGGGTTTGTTGCCGGCACACCCATAAAACCTACCAACATGATTGTTGATCAGCTTATGGACATTGTGAGCAAACGTGGTGTTTTAATGCTTTCCTTCGCTCCTAAACCGGATGGGACATTTCCTGAAGAACAAAAGAAAATGATGCTCGAATTGGGCGACTGGTTAGCCATTTGCGGTGAAGCGGTATATGCTACCCGCCCGTACGATATTTTTGGTCAAGTGGGAACCCTTTGGGGAGAACGAAATGAAACAGGGATGAAAATGTACACCGCTACAACACATGACGTTCGATTTACCAGAAATAAAGAAAATACAATTTTGTATGCAACCATGTTAAAATGGCCCGAAAACAACAAAATAAATATTGAGGCACTGATTTCCATCGATTTAAAAAATCTGAATTCAATCAAATTGGTTGGTGCCAAAGGGAAAGTAAAATATAAGCAAAGCCAAAACGGATTGGAAATTACATTGCCCGAAAAGCCGGATTATGATTATGCTTACCCGGTAAAACTGGAATTTAAAAACGAAATTCCCGCAGTGAAGTAAGAAAATAAATTAGCATGAATACAAAGAAATTAGACTTATGTATAGGTGGGGGCAGAAATATCTTTTCGATGCTTGCAAAAGTCTGTTTCCAAATTTGCATGATTGGTATTTGTTTGCTAATAGGATGTCAATCAAACCAGGAAAGAAAAGCAGGAACGCATATTAATTACAGCACAACTCCTGCAACCAAGTGGCAGCATGCCATGGTTAGCGGGAATGGTGTTCAAGGAATTATGGTGATGGGAAATCCCAAAAAAGAACGAATCATTCTTAACCATGAGTTTTGTTACGAGTTTTTAGGAACAGAAGACTACCTGCCTCCCAATTATTCCAACATCGTAAACGACATCAAACAGCTACATCTTGAACGAAAGTACCTCGAAGCTGATAATCTGTTTAAAAAGACTTTGGAAGAAAAGGGCTTTCCCGGAATGTTGATAACAGACCCTTATCATCCGGCTGCAACATTGGTTATTGAACAGGATTTTAACGGCGAAGCTCAAAACTATTGTCGGTCAACAAATTATACCAATGGCGAGTTGCAGGTAAAATGGGACAATGGTAAAGCCGAATACAAAAGAGCATCCTTTGTTTCTCGCCCCGATGATGTTATTGTTACCCGAATTGAATCGTCCCAGGAGGGAGATGTAAATGTTAGCTTATGCCTTGAAAATCAATTTAAATTGGAAGTTAATGAGGATAAAACATGGAGCAATTTTATCGATGATAACATTAAACGAATGTATCCCGACCGATTGGATGAGTTAAATACTCCGTTAGTTCATCCTGTTAAGCAGGAAGTTGCTGACAATTGGATGACTTTTCGGGTACAGTACCAAATTTACGACAGGGGCTATGAAGTGATTTCGCAGGTTCGAAACAACAAAGGAACAATTGAAGTAAAAGATGGTAAGATTGTGGTTGCAGATGCAAACTCGGTTGATGTTTTAACCAAAGTGGTTTTTCTTGAAAAGTTCGACGATTCTCAACTGGAAACTGAAAAACGGAATCTTAATGAACTAAGTACTTACACAGAACTATTGACGAAGCATGAAAAAGTTCATGGTGAGATATTCGGACGAGTAAAACTGAATTTAGATAAAACCGGCTTTACAGACGGCGCTAACGAGGAGCTAATTGCATGGGAGAAAAACAACGACGCAATTAATCCATATCTTCTGGAGAAAGTGTTCAATATGGGTTTGTACGGTTTACTTTCAAGCAGTGGAAAAAATCCACCCAACCTGGTGGGGATGTGGACCGGTGAGTGGCGCCCGATTTGGTCGGGTGATTTTACAACCGATGCCAATGTAAATCTTCAAATTTCGGCAGCTAACCTGGCCGGAATGAAAGAAGCAATTGAGGCTTACACGCAAATGTTAGAACGTATTGCTCCTGATTGGGAGGTAAATGCAAAATATCTTTTCAATTGTCGAGGATATTGTGCTGGTTCCCGAACTTCGGGACGACGAAATTTTCAAAGCCACGTCGGGAAATGGGGCATACATGCCTGGACAGCCGGAGCAGCGTGGTTGTTGTACCCGTGTTACGAATATGTATTGTGCTCCGGAGATATCGAATTTCTTGAGAAAAGACTTCTCCCAATGATGGATAAAACGGCGTTGTTTTTCGAAGATTTTTTGGATACTTATGACGAAAATGGAAATTTCCTTATTTCACCTTCCTGGTCGCCCGAAAACTTGCCTGCCAATCAAAAGGTACGTGCAGTTGCAAACGCAACAATGGATATTGCTGTGATACGACAGCTTTTGGGGTATATGATTTATGAATACGAAAAACGAGGAATTCAACCTGAAAGAGTTGCCAATTGGAAAAAAATACTCGAAAAACTACCACCGTACTTAATCAATAACGATGGCGCACTAAAGGAATGGGCGCGGGATGATGTTGCAGACAATTACAATCATCGGCATGTATCTCATCTTTACGGGGCCTGGCCCGGTTTTGAGTTTACACCTGAAGAAACACCAGAACTTTTTAAAGCAGCGAATATCGCATTAGAAAAACGTGAGCGCGGCGATGGAAGTGCCCATGGAGCAATGATTACCGCCCTTCATGCTGCGCGATTAAAACGTGCAGACCTGGTGTACGAGAATTTATCTTATCTTCTTGAGAATGGTTATTTTTATCGAAGTTTGGTAACCAGCCATAATCCTGAAAATAAAATCTATAACACTGATGCATTGCATTCGTTGCCAGCTGTAGTTATCGAAAGTTTGATTTATTCTCGACCCGGAACAATTGAATTCTTACCAGCATGGTCGGAAAAACTTCCTAAAGGTAAAATTGAAGGGGTGGCATGTAGAACACAAGCAGTGGTTGATTTTTTAGAATGGAATTTTCAGGAAAAAGAACTTAATGCCACGATTACAAGCTTGCAAAATCAAAAAATTAAACTTCAACTTCGAAAGAAAATAATTTCAGCAGAAGTAAATGGGAAAGAGGTCGGGATTACAGGTGATTTTATTATCCTGAATTTTGAGAAAGATGAGCAACTCAACATCAACGTTAATTGGGAATAATTCAAATTAGATGGAACGAAAATTTATTATACTAAGCATTTTTCTTTTCTGTGTTTCAATCATTTCACAGGGACAGATAGAAGAGCATTATAGCGCCGATTGGGAATCATTATCAAAGCATAATCAGGCTCCCGAGTGGTTTGCTGATGCTAAACTGGGTATCTATTTTCATTGGGGGATTTATTCCGTACCTGCATACAATGGTGCGTGGTATCCTTTTGATATGTATCGCGACGGGACAAAGGTTAAAGAGTATCATACCAAAACTTACGGCGACCCTTCAGAATTTAGCTACCATGATTTTGTGCCTCAGTTTACTGCTGAACATTTTGATGCCGCAGATTGGGCACAGCTGTTTAAAGATGCCGGAGCAAAATTTGCCGGGCCATGTGCCCAACATCACGATGGTTTTGCTTTATGGGATAGTAGAGTAAATCCATGGAATGCAGCCGACCGCGGCCCGAAACAAGATATAACGGGCAAACTCGAAAAGGCGGTTAAAAGGCAAGGAATGAAATTTATTACAACGTTCCATCATGCCCGTAATTTGCAACGCCACAAGGGAGATTCTACAAAATGGGATACTTACACCAGTCATTATGCGTATCACCCCAATTATGCAACATCTTCAACAAACCCCGATACGGCAAAGCTTTACGGAAATATTCCTGAGGCAGAGTTTCATCAATATTGGTTCGACCAGTTAAAGGAAGTAATCGACCAGTATTCTCCTGATATCATTTGGTTTGATTCTTGGTTAAAGTTGATTCCCGAAGAATATAGACAAGCCTTTGCTGCATATTATTTAAATGAGGCTAAGAAGAAGAAGCAAGAGGTTGTAATTGCCTACAAGCAAAAGGATATGCCTGCTTCTGTGGGAGTGTTGGATATTGAGCAAGGAGGAAAGAAAGATTTATCGGAATCAGTTTGGTTAACAGATATAACCCTAAGTACAAAAACATGGTGTTATACAAAGGATCAGCAATATAAATCTGCAGCAATGGTTGTACGAAATATGATTGATGTGTGGAGTAAAAATGGAGTGGTTCTTCTTAATGTTTCTCCAATGGCTAATGGCATAATCAATCAGCAACAAAGAGTTATTCTTCGTGAAATAGGTGGTTGGATGAACAAGTATCAGGAGGCAATTTATGAAACACGTGCATTTGATGTTTACGGGTTTGGAACGGCAAAAACTAAAGATGGTCATTTTGGTGGGCAAACAGCCACTACCCAATACACTGCTGCTGATGGTCGCTTTTTAAAATCAAAAGATGAAAAAACGCTCTATCTATTTATGTTGGGTAAGCCGACAGTTGGAAATGTAATTGAGCTTTCACAATTGGCACCTCATACTTTTTATCCTGAAAAAGGAATAAAACGCATTTCAGTAATGGGAACAGATATCGAAGTACCTTGGAAGTTTGGAAAGCGTCATATACAAATTACTGTTCCGGATGCAGCTTTGGATGAAATTGCAACAGTATTTAAAATTGAGTTGAATTAATATTTACAGCGTAAGAGAGATTTACAGGTTGATTTTACAATGGAAATGAATAATAAAAAATGAAACTTGGAGCTTGAAAAGAAGCCCGACTTTGATAAATGCATGGAGCGAATTTATGCCTGGTACAATCAGGGAATTGTGGATAGAGCGCCTATTCGCTTTTCTGCCCATAACCAGGAATATGATTCTGCTCACCTTCTTAATGGATTCAATTTTAATTCATTAAAAGAACGATGGTGGAATACTGAATACCAGCTTGAGCTTTTTGAACACCAACTTGAGAACAGTACGTTTAATGCGGAAACTTTTCCTATATTCTGGCCAAATTTGGGGCCTGAAGTTTATACAGCTTTTTATGGGCTTGAATTGGATTATAAAGAGGTTACTTCCTATGCAAAGCCTATCATTGAGGATTGGTCGCAATTGGACAATCTAAAATTGGATAGTAATAATCCTTATTTTAAAAAGATAGAGGAAATGACCCGTGCAGCGCTGGAGCGTAATGCAGGGAAATTTATGGTTGGTTATACCGATTTACATCCTGGGATGGATTGCGCTGCTGCATTTCGTGATCCAGAGGCATTATGTTTGGATTTAATTATGGATCCTGACAATGTTAAACGTTTGGTGGAAATCTCTTCGAAAGATTTTCAGTTTGTATTTAATTACTTTGATCAAATTTTAAAAGAAAAGAATCAGCTTTCTGTTACCTGGATGGGAATCCCTTCTTTTGGAAAAATGCATATCCCAAGCTGTGATTTTAGTTCAATGATTTCACCTGAACATTTCGACGAGTTCGTATTACCCTTAATTAAAGATGAGATTAAAGCCATGTCGTATAATATTTTTCATTTAGATGGAAAAGGAGTGGCAAACAATATAGATAAACTTCTGCAACTGCCAGATATTAATGCTATTCAGTGGGTTCAAGGAGTAGGTACTGATTTACCCATAATGCAGTGGGTACCGTTTATTAAAAAAATTCAGGCAGCTGGTAAATCAGTTGTTGTTGATTTAGCGCTATCAGAAATTGAATCATTTATGGCAGAAGTTGATCCCAAAGGAATATTACTTTGCATAAATGCCGATCTTTCTGTTCAAGAAGATATTGTTAAAAATGTATTGAAGTGGAATTAGTCAGGTTATTAATTATCCTTTTTAACTACAAACTTTAATTACTTCTCTATGATTTTCTAAAAAAGAAAACATTTGTAACACTTACACTTTTGTCATAAGTGCAAGTTAAAGAAGCTTTTTTATTGAGCTATTTGATTTCCTTCCTTTTAATGGAATATAGTAAAATGTTCAGGGGAGGGGTATGCAAGATGTGTTTATGTGGAACATAAACGCCTGTGTCTGCCGACGGCTGAAAAGTAACTGCATACCCCTCCCAATAAAATTAGGTATCCCAAATCTTCAACAAAGTGATTCCAATTCAGATAACAGGAAAAAGCTTCCGGCATAAACGCAGCGAATAAATGGGCAAAAGTTTTTGAATAAACTGGTTCATTTTGACCGAATACACCTTTCTCATTCTTCGAAAGATACATTCGTTACAAAACAGCGGTAAAAACACTTGCCCATTTCTTCGCCTCCAACGCTCTCTCGATTTATTCCTTTTCCTTTTGCCTGTAACCTGAATTTAAAAACCAGATGTTTACGATTTGGGATTAAGGGAGTTCTTGGAATAGAAAGAGTTGCCATTTTACTGAATTTGTTCTTCACTTTCCTCTCATTAGCAAGCAAAAGTCCTTCGGAAAAATGTGCTGAAGCGCAAAAAGTCGTTCGAAAAAGTGTATTTGAGAAGAGCAGAAAGGTATTATATGAAGTTGACTTACAATTTCGATATTGTATGTATAGCCCACAATCCAGATTATTTTGAGCTATAAACGTACATTTTATAGCTCATCCTCCATTAAAAACATTAAAAGTGTCGATTGCAATCGACAAAATAGTATTAAAAGTGTCGAATCAAAACGACAATATTTAAGTGTTATTCAAGTGTTAGGATAACATTTTAAATGGAAGATTTCAATGGTTCAAATTTAAGAAAATACCTTGTACTTTTTAATGTGCCGGTTTTAATCAGTATTTGTTTGTTGATTAAATCCTGTAAATCTCTTGTGGCGGTTGAGGCAGAAGCTTTGGCTATCGTTTGGTAATTGTTAGCGCTTAATCCTCCTTTAAAACCTTTATGTCCTGCATCAAAGAGCCTTTTTACAACTTTTAATTGACGTTCATTTAGTTGAGATGAGAAACGGTCAAAAAATCGGATTTTTTCTATCAAAAAATCTATTCGCTTTAATGTATGTTCCTGTGCTTCAAGAATGGTTTCTGAGAAATATACAAGCCAATCAGTAATTTCAAGTGTGGTATTACTTTTCTCAAGAAAAGCATAGTAGCTCTTTTTATTGGCATCAATAGTGGAAGAAAGTGAAATTAATGATGGTCGTAAAGTGCTTTGTGCTATCGACTTTTCTGCAATTGCCCTTCCGATTCTACCGTTGCCGTCTTCAAAAGGGTGTATGCTTACGAAATAGAGGTGGGCTATTCCAGCTTTTGTTAAAGGTAGAAGTTTTTGATTGACATCTTTTTGATGTATTTGGTTGAACCAGGAAACAAATCTTTCCATTTCGTCAGGTACAATTTTAGATGGAGGCGCTTCAAAATGAACCTTAGGAAGATCCAGTCTTCCCGAAACAAGCTGCATCGGATCTTCATGCGTACGATAACAACCAATATCTTTTATGTCCCGTCTGCCATTGCATATCATTTTGTGCCAGGAAAACAGCTGTTCATGGGTTAAGGTAAGGTCGTAATTGAGATACAAATCAACCATCATTTCAGAGATACCAAATTCTGCTGGTGGGATTTTTCTCTTTTCAACAGCCAATCCAAAATTTTTCTTTATGGATGATTGTACACTTTCTCGGTTAAGATATTCTCCTTCAATTTCCGATGTTTTTATAGCTTCATCACTAAGAACTTCTACCAGGAAATTGTCTTTTGATTCCTCCCGAAGGTGCTTTAATACGCCAAATACGGTACCACTATTTTCAGAAAATTGGTATTCCAATGCTTCCAATGCCTTAGCATCATAAGAAAATTGTGGCCAATCTTTAAGCATCCAATTCCAGGCATTATAAGCCATGGGCTATAAATTTTACGTTTATAGCCCAAATATAGCAAAAATATGGGCTATAAATAGGTGTTTTATGGCTCATTCCTTCAATTAGGGTTGGAAAACTAAAATGTATTTGTACAAAATACCTTGTAAAACTAAATTGATCATAAATAATAGATAAAATATTGATATGATATGGATAGTGCTTGATAAAAAGTTAAGTGTACTTGAAAGAATTTTGCTTAGTGCTGAAGTTTCAAGTACGATTGAAAAGATCAGATACTTTTTAGTGTAAATTCAGGTTTGATTAAGAGCACTTTCTTTTGTATTTTTAAGGTATAAATTATTGAAAATGAAGCGGTGAGAGACTAAAACGAGACCTCTCAGTTTGTTGAAAAATAAAACTTTGATAATAAGCGCATTACCGAGGTGGTTCGATTCCCGCCCCGATACTAAAACGCCTGATTATCAATCGATAATTAAGCGTTTTAGTTTTCTGGGATACAAATAGGATACAAAAATCAAAAAATTACCTTTTTCTTGTTTATATAATTCACCAGGCATCATTTTTAAAAAAATGTAAAGCAGTTTTAAATTTTGTTAAATAGCAATTTTGTCGATTTTTTGAAAAAAAAGATTTTTTAAATTCGTTCTCCGAAAAAATCATATAGCGTATTAACTATGGATATCATTATTGATGGTGTAAAGCAAGATTATGACCGTCAGAATGCGGTCGGTAAGTTAAATTACTTGCACGAAACAAGTAAAAACCTGGGTTTTAACGATTTTCGATGTTCGAAGCCAAACCAAAATCGACATTCCGGTTCGTGGGCCCGGCATAACCTAAAACGTTGTTTATTTTCATCAGTTAAAAACCTGCGGTTTAATGTAAAAACCTAACGGCTGCCATACTATAGTCTGTAGTTTTCAGATGAATTTTTATCAAACCTTAGTTTCG
Above is a genomic segment from uncultured Draconibacterium sp. containing:
- a CDS encoding glycoside hydrolase N-terminal domain-containing protein, producing the protein MNTKKLDLCIGGGRNIFSMLAKVCFQICMIGICLLIGCQSNQERKAGTHINYSTTPATKWQHAMVSGNGVQGIMVMGNPKKERIILNHEFCYEFLGTEDYLPPNYSNIVNDIKQLHLERKYLEADNLFKKTLEEKGFPGMLITDPYHPAATLVIEQDFNGEAQNYCRSTNYTNGELQVKWDNGKAEYKRASFVSRPDDVIVTRIESSQEGDVNVSLCLENQFKLEVNEDKTWSNFIDDNIKRMYPDRLDELNTPLVHPVKQEVADNWMTFRVQYQIYDRGYEVISQVRNNKGTIEVKDGKIVVADANSVDVLTKVVFLEKFDDSQLETEKRNLNELSTYTELLTKHEKVHGEIFGRVKLNLDKTGFTDGANEELIAWEKNNDAINPYLLEKVFNMGLYGLLSSSGKNPPNLVGMWTGEWRPIWSGDFTTDANVNLQISAANLAGMKEAIEAYTQMLERIAPDWEVNAKYLFNCRGYCAGSRTSGRRNFQSHVGKWGIHAWTAGAAWLLYPCYEYVLCSGDIEFLEKRLLPMMDKTALFFEDFLDTYDENGNFLISPSWSPENLPANQKVRAVANATMDIAVIRQLLGYMIYEYEKRGIQPERVANWKKILEKLPPYLINNDGALKEWARDDVADNYNHRHVSHLYGAWPGFEFTPEETPELFKAANIALEKRERGDGSAHGAMITALHAARLKRADLVYENLSYLLENGYFYRSLVTSHNPENKIYNTDALHSLPAVVIESLIYSRPGTIEFLPAWSEKLPKGKIEGVACRTQAVVDFLEWNFQEKELNATITSLQNQKIKLQLRKKIISAEVNGKEVGITGDFIILNFEKDEQLNINVNWE
- a CDS encoding Fic family protein, whose product is MAYNAWNWMLKDWPQFSYDAKALEALEYQFSENSGTVFGVLKHLREESKDNFLVEVLSDEAIKTSEIEGEYLNRESVQSSIKKNFGLAVEKRKIPPAEFGISEMMVDLYLNYDLTLTHEQLFSWHKMICNGRRDIKDIGCYRTHEDPMQLVSGRLDLPKVHFEAPPSKIVPDEMERFVSWFNQIHQKDVNQKLLPLTKAGIAHLYFVSIHPFEDGNGRIGRAIAEKSIAQSTLRPSLISLSSTIDANKKSYYAFLEKSNTTLEITDWLVYFSETILEAQEHTLKRIDFLIEKIRFFDRFSSQLNERQLKVVKRLFDAGHKGFKGGLSANNYQTIAKASASTATRDLQDLINKQILIKTGTLKSTRYFLKFEPLKSSI
- a CDS encoding alpha-L-fucosidase; this translates as MERKFIILSIFLFCVSIISQGQIEEHYSADWESLSKHNQAPEWFADAKLGIYFHWGIYSVPAYNGAWYPFDMYRDGTKVKEYHTKTYGDPSEFSYHDFVPQFTAEHFDAADWAQLFKDAGAKFAGPCAQHHDGFALWDSRVNPWNAADRGPKQDITGKLEKAVKRQGMKFITTFHHARNLQRHKGDSTKWDTYTSHYAYHPNYATSSTNPDTAKLYGNIPEAEFHQYWFDQLKEVIDQYSPDIIWFDSWLKLIPEEYRQAFAAYYLNEAKKKKQEVVIAYKQKDMPASVGVLDIEQGGKKDLSESVWLTDITLSTKTWCYTKDQQYKSAAMVVRNMIDVWSKNGVVLLNVSPMANGIINQQQRVILREIGGWMNKYQEAIYETRAFDVYGFGTAKTKDGHFGGQTATTQYTAADGRFLKSKDEKTLYLFMLGKPTVGNVIELSQLAPHTFYPEKGIKRISVMGTDIEVPWKFGKRHIQITVPDAALDEIATVFKIELN
- a CDS encoding alpha-L-fucosidase, yielding MRIFFSTVILFLVTINVVAQERPFEKYNNTWATLWYHQTPEWFQDAKFGIYTHWTPTTIGCEKTGAGWYPFHMYQHDGTYGGKMQKQSDEPHKAYTYHVKTYGDPKDFGWKDVIKTFKPTKFDAKEWVDLFEKAGAKFAGPVAIHHGGYAMWNSEVTRWNANDMAGFDPSAELEKEIRKRGMKYIASFHHSHTWRYFIPSYQFDGSDPNYVDLYFEPHNYGDPLSPRFIKWWRGLLDEYLEKYDPDMVWFDMGSCDIPTTSVMYPFLAHYYNHAEDNNKEVAVTYKNYVAKLPGGTVDYEKGRVQTKQKGPWLTDDSVTPSWFCSGEDGTKNANDVIDILVDIVSKNGCLLLNIGPNSDGEISEYDKNVLLEIGKWLDVNGEAIYNTRTWDIAEEGPTNLGSDGGSFIEHEITYTNEDIRFTRNKANTILYATALQWAGEKMTIKTLAKSDLSSLKKATLLGSGKKLKWEQTEEGLVINMSQKPEYEHAYTIKLEFKNEIPAVK
- a CDS encoding alpha-L-fucosidase, with translation MKTILLALGIIATIALNAQQTYTASWESLKNYEAPEWYEDAKLGFWVHWGVYSVPAFKGGHAAEWYGRWMYCQEDQSSRNNQGLATHLHHNEKYGPPEKFGYKDFIPQFRAENFNADEWAELCVRGGAKFFTMMGAHHDAFLLWDSKLSKWNSANMGPKRDLVGEMANAAKKKGLKFGVSNHTAWNYCFFQWNHINRYDATNPEYQDLYGNPIIQPSADTVRIASGETRKTWIPRSRGLAQPSERDMNRWLDRTKELADLYKPDLYYFDWGFNPEIWESRKQEFGAFYYNNAIEAGKGEYGKPEVVINYKGWATWQNGAAVRDFERGGMDDIADMVWQTDDCVYDDHNWGFVAGTPIKPTNMIVDQLMDIVSKRGVLMLSFAPKPDGTFPEEQKKMMLELGDWLAICGEAVYATRPYDIFGQVGTLWGERNETGMKMYTATTHDVRFTRNKENTILYATMLKWPENNKINIEALISIDLKNLNSIKLVGAKGKVKYKQSQNGLEITLPEKPDYDYAYPVKLEFKNEIPAVK